TGCAAAATTTTATCGGGTAGTACGAATGGACAATCAGGCAGATAAGAAAATAAAAATTGAAGTAATACAAGGTGGCTTGGGAGATGATTCGACAAAAAATTTCCCAAGAATCAAGCACGAGTCCACAAATATTACAGGCTTGAAACATTTGAACGGCACATTATCAATGGCCAGAAATGAACCTGGCTCCGCAGGATCTGAATTTTTTATATGTATTAATGATCAGCCAGAACTCGATTTTGGGGGTAAAAGAAATCCTGATGGCCAAGGGTTTGCAGCTTTTGGGACTGTTGTCTCCGGAATGGATGTAATTAAAAAGATCCAGATACAACCAACCGGAGAAGGCGAAAAAAGTCAGACATTAAAAAAGGCAGTCAAAATAATTCGAATGACTGTCCAGAATGGTTGATACACAAAAAATATATCTATCCTTATTTCGAATAAATATATTTTTCATCATATATATTAAGAAAGTTTTCCATCTTTCGCAGGCACATCATCGCCACTTTCAGTTTGCGGTTCCACATTTGTACCTGGAACTACTTCTGGCGCATCCGGACCCGGAATATCTGGTGTTGGATTCATGGGCGGCATAATTGTTGGGTTACCTGTATTTGGATAACTGTCAGGCATCTGCTTATCCGGAAACTCGTTCATTACTGCATTGAACAAGTCATTGTACTGAAATTCCATCATCGTTTGTGATATTAAGTGTAATTTAAATTAGGGTTAATAAAAAACTGTGCCTGATTCCTTAATAGTGATGATTTATTTTAGTCCTTAAAAATCAACAAGTTATATTTTGTAAATTCAAAATAAATCAGGAAATAGCAGCCAGCCACAAATCACTTAAATCTATATACATGTTTCAATTTGAAAAATAACCTCAATAAAAAATGTTTGTATTACTGGTACTTATCATTTCATTCGGTGTAAGCTGCGGTTTCTTTGAATTAATTTCCGGGAATCCGAATCTCCTTTTCAGTGGAAACATTGCTATGTGTATCATGCTTCTTTTTACCGCAATAGGTCATTTCAAGTTTCCCGATGGCATGGCAAAGATGATTCCATCATTTATTCCCTATAAAAAAGAACTCGTTTTCATTACAGGGATTTTAGAAGTTCTGGCAGGATTCGCTTTGCTCTTTCCTCAGACAAGGTATTTTGCAGGATTATTTTTGCTGCTGTTCTTTATATGCATTTTACCTGCCAATATTTACGCAGCTGCCCATCACCTTGATTATCAAAAAGGTACATATGACGGAAACGGATTGAAATATTTATGGTTCAGAGTTCCGATGCAGATTTTCCTGATTGCCTGGGTATGGTTTTTTGCAATTGAGAATTCAACTTACACCTTTTAGTTATTTCATAACATGAAAATCATTTATACTACCGCCTTTGCTTTTTTTCTTTTCACATCCTTCAACATGCAGGTGAATAGCAAACAAACCGTTTTGGTTAGCAATCTGCAAAATAAATCAGGCCGGCTTTTCATTGGCTGGTATACCGCGCCAGAATCTTTTCCCGGAAAAGATCCCGATTTCACAAAGGAAGTTGCCGTAAATAATTTGTCAGAAATCAGCGTTCCTTTTGACAATATTCCGGATGGCAGGTATGGAATTTCCATTTATCTCGACGAAAATAATAACGGAAAACTTGATATGAACTTCCTTGGCATACCAAAAGAAAAATATGGTTTTTCCAATAATGTGTTTCCTGCCACACGTGCCGCTAATTTCGAAGAAGCTGCTTTTGAAATTCAAGGAAAATCAGGAACCATACCAATCCGATTAAAATAAAAATTACGAAACTTCATCTCGACAAAATTAAAAACTACTTATGAAAAATTACCTTATCGTTGGAGGGACAAAAGGAATTGGTTTGAAAACGATAGAATTACTGGATGAAGATTGCACCATCTATACAATTTCAAGAGGGATAAAACCTGAAGGCCTAAAAAATAACATTGTTCATTATCAATTAGATATCACCAAAGATGACTTGGCTGAACTTGACAACCTGCCTAAGGAAATGCATGGGTTGATATATTGTCCGGGCAGTATTAATCTAAAACCGTTTCAACGTTTAACGCAGGAGGATTTTCTGAATGATTTGAATCAAAATGTTTTAGGAGCCGTAAGAATTCTCCAATATTGCTTGCCGAGACTGAAAAATGCAAATGGCAGCAGTGTTGTATTATTTAGTACGGTTGCAGCAAAGCTGGGTATGACTTTTCATAGTTCTGTTGCGGTTTCAAAAGCTGCACTTGAAGGGCTTGCGAGAACACTTGCTGCTGAATTGGCTCAAAATAAAGTTCGTGTCAATGTGGTAGCACCGTCGCTCACAGACACGCCTTTGGCAGCTTCACTATTGAATACACCAGAAAAAATTGAAGCCAATAACAAAAGACATCCATTACAAAGAATCGGAAAACCGGAGGATATCGCTGCCATGACAGTTTTTCTTTTATCGGAAAAAGCCAGCTGGATAACCGGTCAAGTACTTCACATTGACGGTGGTATGAGTGTTTTGAAATAATAGTTTCCGGTCAAAATAATTGAAACTGATGAGATTTGGAGTCTGCAAAGCTTTTAGTAAAAACTTTCATCTTCAAATCAACTTCATATGCAAACATCCATTTTAGGACTACGAACCACTATTTATAAAGTCAGTGATCTGGCAGAGGCTAAAAAATGGTATACCGGTGTTTTCCAGACCGCTCCCTATTTTGACGAACCTTTTCATGTCGGCTATAATATTGCAGGCTATGAACTTGGGCTACAACCGGAAGAAGCGAGCGATACCAAAAAAACTGATAACGTTCTTACCTACTGGGGA
The nucleotide sequence above comes from Dyadobacter subterraneus. Encoded proteins:
- a CDS encoding peptidylprolyl isomerase, coding for MKNFKRNILLLLTGLLLSTSLVFAQKVLVETDLGNVILKLNPEKAPLTVSNFLKYVNAHRYDGAKFYRVVRMDNQADKKIKIEVIQGGLGDDSTKNFPRIKHESTNITGLKHLNGTLSMARNEPGSAGSEFFICINDQPELDFGGKRNPDGQGFAAFGTVVSGMDVIKKIQIQPTGEGEKSQTLKKAVKIIRMTVQNG
- a CDS encoding DoxX family protein; the protein is MFVLLVLIISFGVSCGFFELISGNPNLLFSGNIAMCIMLLFTAIGHFKFPDGMAKMIPSFIPYKKELVFITGILEVLAGFALLFPQTRYFAGLFLLLFFICILPANIYAAAHHLDYQKGTYDGNGLKYLWFRVPMQIFLIAWVWFFAIENSTYTF
- a CDS encoding DUF2141 domain-containing protein, translating into MKIIYTTAFAFFLFTSFNMQVNSKQTVLVSNLQNKSGRLFIGWYTAPESFPGKDPDFTKEVAVNNLSEISVPFDNIPDGRYGISIYLDENNNGKLDMNFLGIPKEKYGFSNNVFPATRAANFEEAAFEIQGKSGTIPIRLK
- a CDS encoding SDR family NAD(P)-dependent oxidoreductase produces the protein MKNYLIVGGTKGIGLKTIELLDEDCTIYTISRGIKPEGLKNNIVHYQLDITKDDLAELDNLPKEMHGLIYCPGSINLKPFQRLTQEDFLNDLNQNVLGAVRILQYCLPRLKNANGSSVVLFSTVAAKLGMTFHSSVAVSKAALEGLARTLAAELAQNKVRVNVVAPSLTDTPLAASLLNTPEKIEANNKRHPLQRIGKPEDIAAMTVFLLSEKASWITGQVLHIDGGMSVLK
- a CDS encoding VOC family protein → MQTSILGLRTTIYKVSDLAEAKKWYTGVFQTAPYFDEPFHVGYNIAGYELGLQPEEASDTKKTDNVLTYWGVSNMDEEYKRFIDAGAVVHEEPVNVGGEIIVASVKDAWGNVIGLIYNAEFKLP